In the Blautia coccoides genome, AATTTGGATGACCCTTACGTTTCCAATCTACCTGTAAGAAATCATAGGCATATCGTGTTCCAAAACGGTTTGTGCCATGGCTGGGAATCCTGGTTCCAGGGGTATTGGGAGAGAACCATTCACCCTTTAGAGGGAAGTCGATGATTATAGGTTTATTTTCTTCATACATTTTGCACCTCCGCAAATTAAGGGGTTACGCATCATCTGATCTATAGAATATCTTGCGCAATTCTGCAAAGTAATTATTCAATTTAAGTGTGACAGCGCCATAGTCAATATGAGAAATCTCATTATTTCTTACCTCTTCTAAAAGTTCATCTGCGAAACCAACATTGGACCAGTAAATAAATTGCTTGCATGTATTTATATCTAAACCTTTTCTGAATCTGTGCTCATCTATATTGTCAAATAACTTGGGATAGCAGTTTGCATGTGCCTGTTTTCCTCTGTCATCCAGCTTCTTATTTACCTCTTCAGAATTAGTATTGCGTGAGAGCTTGTGAAACTCTAATATCCAGGGATATTCTTCTGTTAATTTCAGTTGTAGAAGATATGAACACTGCAGTTTGGTGAAAATATCACTCTCATCAAAATTCATTTGCTCAAAATATTCCCTTTTTATCAAATCGGAAAAATAATCATATACCATGAAAAAGAGTTCCTGTTTACTGCTGACATAGTGAAACATGAGTGGTTTTGAAATTCCGGCTTCTTTGGCGATAATGTTCGTCGAAGCTTTGTCATACCCCTGTGAGGAGAATTCTTTTAATGCTGCATTTAGAATGACGTCCCTTTTTTGAGGATCCAGATCTAATAGTTTTACGGACATTGCTATCTCCTTTATATTGACAGATATTTACCTATTAGGTTAATTCATATTATAACCTGATTTACCTATAAGGTCAATGCATAAAAGGGTTAATAGCTGAAAAGAACAATGTTTAAAAGAGTAATATCTAAAAGACCAATATTAAAAAGAGTGATATCTAAAAGAGTGATATCTAAAAGAGTGATATCTAAAAGAGTGATATCTAAAAGAGTGATATCTAAAAGAGTAATATCTAAAAGGAGAATATCTATAAAGAAAATATCTATAAGGAGAATACCTATAAGGACCAGTATCTAAAAAGATTAATATTTAAAAATAAAAAATATAAAAAATTAGTATATAAAATGGTGAATATATAGGCTGCAATATAGCATGAAAAAGAATAATATACTTATACCATTTAATGTTTATATTTATTATGAAACCGTTCATTATAGCCAATTACTCAAGTATCCGCTATCTTTTTAGTTGTTTGCTACAGATAAAAAATGTATAATATGCTTAAGCTTATAAACCGGTATCATAAAAAGGAGTTCACATATGTTTGGTTTAACCAGAGCAGAAAAGCTCAGAAAGAATTTAGATAAAAATGGGATAAATACAGTAGGTGAGGTCACCCATATTGGTGATACACCTGCTGATCAGTTCTTTTTTGCACAATTTGGAGAACAATGGGAAAAGAAGCCCCCTGCGATAACTGTAAAATTTAAGACCCTGCAGGGAGATGTCGCCAAGATTCAGTGCCGGATCGCGGATGATATCTATCAAGTGGGGGAACAGGTTAATATAAGATATATAAAAACAGAAAATGGATACTTTGGATACATTTTGAGAAAAGAGGAGAGCAGCCTATGAAGAAATATGAATATAAGTTTATTGAAATACCAGTGGTTCCGGAAAAAACGGAAAGGATGGGGGCAGTGAAGAAGGGGCTGCTGCCGGTTCCCTTTGAAGCCTGTAAGGAGGCAATTACAGCGGAAGCTGCCAATGGCTGGCGTTTAAAGCAGATATTGGAACCGAGAATGAGTGTATATGGTGCGAATGCCTATCAGGTGATCCTTGAGAGAGAAATAGAGTCACGTTGATCCTATCTAAACATAAGTCAGTCCCCCGGCTTGTTCACATCTAAACAGCCGGGGGACTGACTTATGTTTTATTGGTTGCTTAAACCAGCCAGAACTTCATCCAGTGATTTGCCAGATTCCATTACTGCTCTATATAAAGCCTCTTTTTTGTCTTCAGTGATTTTTTGTTCGATTTCTTTTTTTCTGCGGCGTAATTCTTTTAATTTCTCTTCATATGTGGCGATTTCCCCGATAACTGCCTGCAGTTGTTCATCCAGTGTCCTCGTCTCTTTTTTGCGTCCTCTCGCCATGATGTGATCCTCCTCATACATAAAATAATTTCAATAAACAGTATAACATTTAAAACTGGGAATTTCCACTATTTTGTATCATATTTACATCATATATCCGGTCATATTTCTGCCATGGCGCTGCTATTTATGGCCCTGTAAAAACACATCTCAACCAACAGCAGTACGCAGTTTAGTCATTTAAAGAAGTTTTGTCCTTTAAAATTGAAAAATGTAATGGATTTTATTGTAGTACGGACGTATTAAGGCTTTTACTGCATAATCCCTCATTACTTTCCGGAGTTTTTTGTGTATTATTTCCGAAAATCATGAAAAATTATTTGCAATTACTGCCAATTGACTTTAATTAAGCAGAGTGGTATCCTAAGATAAAAGAACAGTTCTATAAGCGTGCTAAAAATAATTAACGGTTTACAGCACGAAAGTAAAAGGAGGATTTTTCAATGAAAAAAGAGCGGAAATTTAAATTTTCCATGCCCCATGCTTATGTGATCATGATGACAATGGTTCTTATCAGCGCCATCCTGACCTGGGTTTTACCGGCAGGGCAGTTTGACCGGGCGGTGGATCCGGCACTGGGAAGAGAATTGGTGGTAGCAGGAAGTTATCATACTGTGGATGCCAATCCCATAGGCCCCTGGGCTTTTTGTATGAGTATCTTTCAGGGATTTGTAAATGCAGCGGATATTATATTTTTCCTGCTTTTTGCCTGTGGTTACGTTACTCTGCTTATGAGTACAGGAACCCTGAATGCTTTGGTAGGCTCTATACTGAGAAAGATCAAGGACAAAGATTATTTTCTGATTCCCATATTTTTTACACTCTTTGCTCTTGGGGGAACTACGTTTGGAATGAATGAGGAGGCCTGGGGGTTGATCCCGGCATTTGTTGCCATTGCGATTACACTGGGATATGACAGGATAGTAGGGTCTTCTATCGTTATTCTGGGAACAGGCGTTGGCTTTGCAGCAGCGGTACTCAATCCCTTTACGGTTGGCCTGGGCAGCAGTATTGCAGGTATCCCAAGTGTCGGAGGGAAAATTACCACATTCCGAATCGTGGCATTTGTCTGTTTTGTGGCTGTAACAGTGATCTACATAATGCACTATGCAAAAAAAATAAAAAAAGACCCCACAAAGAGTTATCTCTACGGTGTACCGGAACCTACAGTCACTGCCAGCCGTGATGAGGTTATGCAGATGCCTTTTACAGGCAGGCAGAAACTTACTTTAGTGGGATTTGGAATTATTATCATGACGATTGCAGTGGGGGTTGCAAAGTTTGGGTTTTATCTGCAGCAGCTCGCAGCAGTATTTTTTATCGGAATGGTGGTAACAGGACTTATCAATAAAATGGGGCCGAGTAAAATTGCAGATTCTTTTGTGGAATCCTCCAAATCCATGGTATTTACTGTTCTTATGATCGGGTTTGCACGTTCTATTGAGGTGGTGATGAGCTCCGGCAATATTATTGACACAGCAGTTTTATATTTATCCAATATTGTAAAAGGATTTCCCTCCGGGCTTTCTGCATTTGCCATGCTGCTGGCACAGAACCTGATCAACTTCTTTATTCCTTCGGGAACCGGGCAGGCTGTAGTGACAGTGCCCATTATGGCGCCTCTTGCTGATGTAGTCGGACTGAGCCGTGAAATCGCCATTATAGCTTACCAGTTTGGTGACGGATTTTCTAAAATGTTCTGGCCTACAGGATGTGCCATGATGTGTGGTGTCATGGGGATTGGCATGAATAAGTGGTATAAATTTATCTGGAAATTATTTTTAATGTGGATCGCACTGGAGGTCATTCTGATCATGGGAGCAGTAATGGTAGGTATATAAGGAGAGACGTAAAATGATAGAGGAAAAAGTAAGATTATGCAAAAGGATAGAGGAGAAGGAAGAAGCTTACTCTGATATCAGCCGGAAAATAT is a window encoding:
- a CDS encoding TetR/AcrR family transcriptional regulator yields the protein MSVKLLDLDPQKRDVILNAALKEFSSQGYDKASTNIIAKEAGISKPLMFHYVSSKQELFFMVYDYFSDLIKREYFEQMNFDESDIFTKLQCSYLLQLKLTEEYPWILEFHKLSRNTNSEEVNKKLDDRGKQAHANCYPKLFDNIDEHRFRKGLDINTCKQFIYWSNVGFADELLEEVRNNEISHIDYGAVTLKLNNYFAELRKIFYRSDDA
- a CDS encoding DUF4177 domain-containing protein produces the protein MKKYEYKFIEIPVVPEKTERMGAVKKGLLPVPFEACKEAITAEAANGWRLKQILEPRMSVYGANAYQVILEREIESR
- a CDS encoding YfcC family protein, which produces MKKERKFKFSMPHAYVIMMTMVLISAILTWVLPAGQFDRAVDPALGRELVVAGSYHTVDANPIGPWAFCMSIFQGFVNAADIIFFLLFACGYVTLLMSTGTLNALVGSILRKIKDKDYFLIPIFFTLFALGGTTFGMNEEAWGLIPAFVAIAITLGYDRIVGSSIVILGTGVGFAAAVLNPFTVGLGSSIAGIPSVGGKITTFRIVAFVCFVAVTVIYIMHYAKKIKKDPTKSYLYGVPEPTVTASRDEVMQMPFTGRQKLTLVGFGIIIMTIAVGVAKFGFYLQQLAAVFFIGMVVTGLINKMGPSKIADSFVESSKSMVFTVLMIGFARSIEVVMSSGNIIDTAVLYLSNIVKGFPSGLSAFAMLLAQNLINFFIPSGTGQAVVTVPIMAPLADVVGLSREIAIIAYQFGDGFSKMFWPTGCAMMCGVMGIGMNKWYKFIWKLFLMWIALEVILIMGAVMVGI